In Poecile atricapillus isolate bPoeAtr1 chromosome W, bPoeAtr1.hap1, whole genome shotgun sequence, one DNA window encodes the following:
- the LOC131592382 gene encoding histone H3, which produces MARTKQTARKSTGGKAPRKQLATKAARKSAPATGGVKKPHRYRPGTVALREIRRYQKSTELLIRKLPFQRLVREIAQDFKTDLRFQSSAVMALQEASEAYLVGLFEDTNLCAIHAKRVTIMPKDIQLARRIRGERA; this is translated from the coding sequence ATGGCGCGCACGAAGCAGACAGCGCGTAAGTCGACGGGCGGGAAGGCGCCCCGCAAGCAGCTGGCTACCAAGGCTGCCCGCAAGAGCGCGCCGGCCACGGGCGGCGTCAAGAAGCCGCACCGCTACCGGCCCGGCACGGTGGCGCTGCGTGAGATCCGGCGCTACCAGAAGTCGACGGAGCTGCTGATCCGCAAGCTGCCCTTCCAGCGCCTGGTGCGCGAGATCGCGCAGGACTTCAAGACGGACCTGCGGTTCCAGAGCTCGGCCGTCATGGCGCTGCAGGAGGCCAGCGAGGCCTACCTGGTGGGGCTCTTCGAGGACACCAACCTGTGCGCCATCCACGCCAAGCGCGTCACCATCATGCCCAAGGACATCCAGCTGGCCCGCCGCATCCGCGGCGAGCGCGCC